Within the Bacteroidales bacterium genome, the region ACGGCGGAAAAACAGACGCCCGCAGGTGCCTTGCAGGTTGCATCCCGCCCGGGTCTTCGCATGAAATCAACCGAAGGAAATTTTATCCGTATAAGTGATCTGGAAAATGCAAAGAATTGGAAAGAACAGATCATTCAGAATCTGTCAGTGCGGTTTAACCGGGAAAAGCCTTCTGCTGCCGTAATTACGGGATACATTGAAGTGCCGGAAACAGGAGTATACTATTTCTCCTCCGATAACGACCAGGTTTGGATTGCCGGCCGGTTGCTGGTCAATAACGACGGCGAAGTGAAACGATTCAGCCGGCACGATAGTTCCATCGCCCTGGAGAAAGGAAAGCATGCCCTGAAAATTGTATTCCTGAACAACACCATCGGCGGTTGGCCTTCAGCATGGAATGGACTCAGCCTGCAATGGAAGAAAGAAGGGGAGCAGGACTATAAACCCGTCGGGAAAGAATTCCTTTCATACTAACCTTCTTTGCAGGCTGTGCAGGAAATTGCATTACAGTACTGATCTGTTAATTTATTATATATCAGCCGGTTGGCCAGGAACGCCATCCGGCTGATTTGTGTTTGGTTTTTTCCGGAGGCTTTTGCAATCCGGGGTGTGGCAGGCAGGTTTCAGCGGAACCCTCTCTGCCGCATGGCTTCATATATAATAATGGCCGCCGAAATACTGACATTTAGCGAATCTGCCTGCCCTGTCATGGGAATTTTAATAAGTTCGTCAGCCTTCCGGAGCCAGAAATTGCTTAATCCTTCCGATTCGGTGCCCATGATAACAGCTGAAGGTTTTGTAAAATCGGCCTGGTGGTAATATTTTCCGGCTGGCAGAGCGGCAGCAAAGGTATGGATCGCTTTCTCACGGAGGTATGCCAGAGCCTCTTCGCTGGTGCAAACCACCACAGGTACGGTAAACAAACACCCCCGGCTGGCCCTGACAACATTAGGATTGTAAATGTCGGTGCGGGGATCGCAAACAATAACAGCGTGTACGCCGGCTGCATCTGAGGTTCGGAGAATGGCGCCGATATTGCCGGGCTTTTCTACCGATTCAAGCACTACCAGCAACGGATTGTCGGGAAGAAGCAACTGTGGGAGCGATACAAAACGGGTTTCAGCCACCAGGCAAATCCCTTCAGAATTTTCCCGGTAGGCAATCCGGGCATATACTTCCGGGGTCACTTCGTAAATGTCGTCTGTATAACCTGCAGTCTGAACCAGTTCTTCTATTTTCCGTGACGGAAGAATGC harbors:
- a CDS encoding RNA methyltransferase; this encodes MKITGRITSTRNQKILDILQLEKRREREQQGLFLVEGYKEARMAFQAGYIVRSIFYCPGILPSRKIEELVQTAGYTDDIYEVTPEVYARIAYRENSEGICLVAETRFVSLPQLLLPDNPLLVVLESVEKPGNIGAILRTSDAAGVHAVIVCDPRTDIYNPNVVRASRGCLFTVPVVVCTSEEALAYLREKAIHTFAAALPAGKYYHQADFTKPSAVIMGTESEGLSNFWLRKADELIKIPMTGQADSLNVSISAAIIIYEAMRQRGFR